A section of the Petrimonas sulfuriphila genome encodes:
- the pgeF gene encoding peptidoglycan editing factor PgeF, with product MFRHPNYSNLLFFTIFSNEQRLLHFSTTRAGGVSRGEFRSLNLGNYSDDNPLNIFENRSIVARKFYKEANDLITPHQTHGNRVLLIDAEFLNLSNAEKIERLYGYDASVTQEKGYFLCVTTADCVPLLLFDRKNEAIGAIHAGWKGTSGRIVEKTLLEMKKNFGTETRDILAAIGPAIGIDNYEVGREVEEEFQKSGFNLNKSISYRHNLSRKLHIDLKEINRQELIRMGVPKHQIEKTRYCTYGNSRLFFSARRQSLHSGRMLSGIMLR from the coding sequence ATGTTTCGCCACCCCAATTATTCAAACCTGCTTTTCTTCACTATTTTCTCCAATGAACAGCGGTTGCTTCATTTCTCTACTACACGGGCAGGCGGCGTGAGCCGCGGTGAATTCCGGTCGTTAAACCTGGGAAATTACTCCGATGATAATCCGCTGAATATTTTTGAGAACAGATCCATTGTGGCCCGAAAGTTCTACAAAGAGGCCAATGATCTGATAACTCCGCATCAAACCCATGGTAATAGGGTACTGCTTATTGACGCTGAGTTTCTGAATCTCTCCAATGCAGAAAAAATTGAAAGGCTCTACGGATACGACGCATCCGTTACACAGGAGAAAGGTTACTTCTTGTGTGTCACCACGGCCGACTGTGTTCCGCTGTTGTTGTTCGACCGGAAAAACGAAGCTATCGGTGCTATTCACGCCGGATGGAAAGGGACCTCAGGGAGAATCGTTGAAAAGACACTTCTTGAAATGAAGAAAAACTTTGGAACTGAAACCCGGGACATTCTCGCAGCAATTGGTCCGGCAATCGGCATCGATAATTACGAAGTAGGGAGGGAAGTTGAGGAAGAGTTTCAAAAAAGCGGCTTCAATCTCAATAAATCCATTTCGTATCGCCATAACTTATCCCGGAAGTTGCATATTGATCTCAAGGAAATCAACCGACAGGAACTCATTAGGATGGGCGTTCCCAAGCACCAGATTGAGAAAACGCGGTATTGTACCTACGGTAATAGCCGCCTGTTTTTCTCGGCCCGGCGGCAATCGTTGCACTCTGGAAGAATGCTTTCCGGTATAATGCTTCGTTAA
- a CDS encoding DUF2795 domain-containing protein, whose product MYWTLELASKLEDAPWPATKDELIDFAQRSGAPLEVIENLQEIEDDTEVFETIEDIWLDYPSKEDFFFNEDEY is encoded by the coding sequence ATGTATTGGACACTCGAATTAGCTTCTAAATTGGAAGACGCTCCCTGGCCGGCAACAAAAGACGAGCTCATTGATTTTGCTCAACGTTCCGGTGCCCCGCTTGAAGTGATTGAGAATTTACAGGAAATTGAGGACGACACGGAAGTTTTTGAAACGATAGAAGATATATGGCTCGATTATCCCAGTAAAGAAGACTTCTTTTTTAACGAAGATGAGTATTAA
- a CDS encoding cob(I)yrinic acid a,c-diamide adenosyltransferase has translation MKKSTVYTKSGDKGKTSLVGGTRVKKTHVRLGAYGTIDELNSFIGWLNCGVDDEETGLFLSFLQHKLFTVGSYLATETEQIPPKAASIISPEDIEKVEKEIDRIDHTLPRLNRFILPGGNEAAARAHICRTVSRRAERNVYRVAEEFPVADFVLIFLNRLSDYFFVLARYESNKTGKEIYWE, from the coding sequence ATGAAAAAAAGTACTGTATATACAAAATCGGGAGATAAGGGTAAAACATCGTTGGTTGGCGGCACCCGGGTAAAAAAAACGCATGTCCGGCTAGGGGCTTACGGAACAATCGACGAATTGAACAGTTTTATCGGTTGGTTGAACTGCGGTGTTGATGATGAGGAAACCGGTCTCTTCCTTTCTTTTCTACAACACAAGCTTTTTACGGTAGGCTCTTACCTGGCAACAGAAACAGAGCAGATTCCCCCTAAAGCTGCCAGTATCATCTCCCCGGAAGACATTGAAAAAGTTGAAAAGGAAATCGATCGGATAGACCATACTTTACCCCGGTTGAACCGTTTTATTCTTCCCGGAGGCAATGAAGCTGCTGCACGTGCACATATCTGTCGCACCGTTTCCCGAAGAGCTGAACGAAACGTTTATCGGGTGGCTGAAGAATTTCCAGTAGCCGATTTTGTTCTAATTTTCTTAAATCGTTTGTCAGACTACTTTTTCGTGCTCGCACGATACGAAAGTAACAAGACCGGAAAAGAAATATACTGGGAATAG
- a CDS encoding 2-C-methyl-D-erythritol 2,4-cyclodiphosphate synthase gives MKIRVGFGYDMHRLAEGRDLWMGGIKIDFEKGLQGHSDADVLIHSICDALLGAANLRDIGFHFPDTADEFLGVDSKILLKKSVALLRENGFEVGNIDATICAEAPKMNPHVPAMQKTLSEIMETDVNTISIKATTSEKMGFVGRQEGITAYAVALIYTL, from the coding sequence ATGAAGATAAGGGTAGGTTTTGGATACGACATGCATCGCCTGGCAGAAGGCAGAGACCTCTGGATGGGAGGAATAAAAATAGACTTTGAAAAAGGCCTGCAGGGTCATTCCGATGCCGATGTATTGATCCACAGCATTTGTGATGCATTGCTTGGTGCGGCCAACCTGCGGGATATCGGTTTTCATTTTCCTGACACCGCAGACGAGTTTCTGGGTGTCGACAGTAAAATACTGTTGAAGAAAAGCGTTGCCTTGTTGCGAGAAAATGGGTTTGAGGTAGGTAACATTGACGCAACCATCTGTGCCGAAGCTCCCAAAATGAACCCGCATGTTCCGGCTATGCAAAAGACGTTAAGCGAAATAATGGAGACGGATGTCAACACTATTTCCATCAAGGCCACCACCTCTGAAAAGATGGGGTTTGTGGGCCGGCAGGAAGGCATAACAGCCTATGCAGTAGCTTTAATTTATACATTATAA
- the porV gene encoding type IX secretion system outer membrane channel protein PorV — translation MQSKSSFFTTVCFLSLFILFSDKAFAQQYNPIPVAMPSLQIASDARGGGMGDIGAASMPDVYSQYWNAAKYPFISGSTGFSISYTPWLSKLVNDIDLVYLTGFWKFGNENLNAISTSLRYFSLGDVDVFDQNTDYVMAVSPHEFAFDVAYSRKLSETFSGAVTLRYIRADYSTGSDDVTPGNAFSADISGYNETYLNLGQSEALLGFGFNISNIGTKISYDGGNTSMFLPANLRVGTSLGLPVDDKNSFSFSVDVNKLLVPTPQLPAEGESEEERTKRVQKYADTSPVAGIFNSFGDAPGGFKEEMQEVIWSLGVEYSYDNRFSLRTGYYHESEYKGNRRYMAFGAGFKMNAFQIDAAYLVSTAQSNPLDQTLRLSLGFDIDGIKQLLR, via the coding sequence ATGCAATCGAAATCAAGTTTCTTCACTACCGTTTGTTTCTTGAGCCTATTTATACTGTTTTCCGACAAGGCTTTTGCCCAACAATATAATCCGATTCCCGTGGCAATGCCTTCTCTTCAGATCGCATCCGATGCCCGGGGCGGCGGTATGGGCGATATAGGTGCTGCCTCCATGCCCGATGTCTATTCACAGTATTGGAATGCTGCCAAGTATCCGTTTATATCCGGCAGTACCGGATTTTCGATCTCGTATACTCCCTGGTTAAGTAAGCTGGTAAACGACATTGATCTGGTGTATCTGACCGGTTTTTGGAAATTCGGGAACGAAAACCTGAACGCTATCAGTACTTCACTCCGTTATTTTTCTCTGGGAGACGTTGATGTATTTGATCAGAACACCGATTACGTGATGGCCGTATCCCCCCATGAATTTGCTTTCGATGTGGCGTATTCAAGAAAACTTTCTGAAACCTTTTCAGGAGCGGTCACCTTGCGGTATATACGTGCCGATTATTCCACGGGAAGCGATGACGTGACACCCGGCAACGCTTTCTCAGCCGATATTTCCGGTTACAATGAGACCTATCTCAACCTGGGACAGTCGGAAGCATTGTTGGGGTTTGGGTTTAATATTTCAAATATAGGAACAAAGATATCTTATGACGGAGGCAACACATCCATGTTTTTGCCTGCGAACTTGAGGGTGGGTACATCACTGGGGCTGCCGGTTGATGATAAAAACAGTTTCTCTTTCAGTGTTGATGTCAACAAGTTGCTTGTTCCGACGCCACAACTGCCTGCTGAAGGGGAGAGCGAAGAGGAGAGGACGAAAAGGGTACAGAAATATGCCGATACTTCTCCCGTTGCCGGTATTTTCAACTCTTTTGGTGATGCTCCCGGGGGATTTAAGGAAGAGATGCAGGAAGTGATCTGGTCGCTGGGAGTAGAATATTCTTACGATAATCGGTTTTCGCTCCGTACGGGGTATTACCACGAGAGCGAATACAAGGGAAATCGCCGTTATATGGCTTTTGGAGCCGGATTTAAAATGAACGCCTTTCAAATTGATGCGGCTTATTTAGTCTCAACGGCCCAGTCCAATCCGTTGGATCAGACCTTGCGCTTGTCGCTCGGTTTTGATATCGATGGAATAAAACAGTTGTTGCGGTAA
- a CDS encoding fumarylacetoacetate hydrolase family protein, whose product MKIFAVGLNYDSHNREMKRVFEASEPVIFMKPDTALLRNGNPFFLPDFSSEIHYETELVLKINRLGKNIAEKFAHRYYDEITVGIDFTARDLQRKQKELGLPWEIAKGFDNSAPVGEFISIKKIPDINNINFRLDINEKTVQQGNSCDLIYSFDKIIAYISRFFTLKIGDLVFTGTPAGIGGVSINDRLEGYIENKKLLDFKIK is encoded by the coding sequence ATGAAAATTTTTGCTGTCGGCTTAAATTACGATTCGCATAACCGGGAGATGAAGCGGGTCTTTGAGGCCAGTGAACCGGTTATCTTTATGAAACCCGATACGGCTTTATTGCGTAACGGAAACCCTTTTTTCCTGCCTGATTTTTCCAGTGAAATTCATTACGAAACAGAATTGGTGCTAAAAATTAACCGGTTGGGAAAGAACATTGCCGAAAAATTTGCTCACCGTTATTACGATGAAATTACCGTAGGTATAGATTTTACCGCCCGTGATTTGCAACGGAAACAAAAGGAATTGGGCCTGCCTTGGGAGATAGCCAAAGGTTTTGATAATTCTGCGCCCGTAGGAGAATTTATTTCCATAAAGAAAATACCGGACATTAACAACATAAACTTTCGTCTCGATATCAATGAAAAAACTGTACAGCAAGGGAATAGTTGTGATTTGATTTACTCTTTCGATAAAATCATCGCTTACATCAGTCGCTTTTTTACGCTTAAGATAGGGGATCTTGTCTTTACCGGAACTCCGGCAGGAATTGGAGGTGTATCCATCAACGATCGTCTTGAGGGCTATATTGAAAATAAGAAGCTGCTCGATTTTAAAATTAAATAG